The Primulina eburnea isolate SZY01 chromosome 13, ASM2296580v1, whole genome shotgun sequence genome includes a region encoding these proteins:
- the LOC140810349 gene encoding uncharacterized protein, translated as MEASSNTVFRPPVLDGSNYSLWKVKMRVFIKSIEERAWLRVLDGWSPLKIEDADGDPRLKPESTWTIDEVQTSNFNSKALNAIFSSVDTRMFNLITNCVCAKEAWDILQKHCEGSESVRKTRLRMVTSKFESLRMEDKESILEYDSRLRQLSNEAHSLGDPMPNERLVNKVLRSLPERFNVKVCAIEESKDTSKINLDELMSSLRTFEMNLDLQRKDKGKTIALEASIESYDEFLQLSKEVDESDLGEESISLFTKKFGDYLKTMREKKKLGQKSVLSNITTSTKAQKFALMKGQFRPKTELQIHSNVKNLDSVQCRECSGYGHYANECANRLRRNKGMTVTLSDEESDDDQGSNESENQTSLSAVIKEKRSLQINPLGVATGVAIPGRNISPNSLCLNSTTLDETSQSENQEVDDDEITLECVQTMYEELYEDWIKRNKVNAILSKENTELKSQVSRLEVILSKKDLELCKVKEELEKATQILAKLNTSTSKLDSLLMNGKNDKAGLGYSNSLFEIGESSNIERKPTVFVKEKAETPNDPHTGKGAPSKRQLSTKKSKSRKRHFICHYCFRPGHIKPYCFKLRDDYKRWESEQVLPQVLYNTRRNTANRKPSVKKVWVPKASIQCSVIYTSLKTNIAGIWYFDSGCSRHMTGSKDHLIDYVELRNGHVTYGGGAKGKIAGKGTLNVDGLPNLHNVLYFEGTRSADNCYQLGEDLMCNHSKVSELNLWHQKLGHANFKTLKNLGKYDAMRGMPDLSSGIPYVFGACQKDLTGKTIEDDIDVLLNVSETLPNTDVVPGVATPETSPALAESNDEPEEYTENDDGVTDEGIDIPSKIQKNHPSS; from the exons ATGGAAGCATCATCAAATACTGTGTTTAGACCTCCTGTGTTGGATGGATCAAACTATTCATTGTGGAAAGTTAAGATGAGGGTCTTTATAAAATCCATTGAAGAAAGAGCTTGGCTACGTGTACTTGATGGTTGGAGTCCACTAAAGATTGAGGATGCTGATGGAGACCCTCGGCTCAAACCCGAAAGTACATGGACAATTGATGAAGTGCaaacttcaaattttaattcCAAGGCTCTCAATGCTATATTTTCTTCAGTTGACACAAGGATGTTCAATCTTATCACCAATTGTGTCTGTGCTAAAGAAGCATGGGATATACTTCAGAAACATTGTGAAGGATCTGAGAGCGTGCGTAAAACTAGGCTAAGGATGGTGacatcaaaatttgaaagcttGAGGATGGAGGACAAGGAGTCTATTCTTGAGTACGATAGCCGGCTGAGACAACTTTCTAATGAAGCTCACAGTCTTGGAGATCCCATGCCCAATGAAAGATTGGTGAACAAAGTCTTGAGATCTCTCCCTGAGAGATTTAATGTCAAAGTGTGTGCAATTGAAGAATCTAAAGACACTTCAAAAATCAATCTGGATGAGTTAATGAGTTCTCTCAGAACCTTTGAGATGAATCTTGATTTACAAAGGAAGGATAAAGGGAAGACAATAGCCCTTGAAGCCTCAATTGAATCTTATGATGAATTCCTTCAACTGTCTAAAGAGGTGGATGAATCTGATTTAGGTGAAGAATCAATTTCTCTGTTTACTAAGAAATTTGGTGACTACTTGAAGACTATGAGAGAAAAGAAGAAACTTGGACAAAAATCAGTGTTGTCAAATATCACCACTTCTACAAAAGCTCAAAAATTTGCTCTTATGAAAGGACAATTTCGACCAAAAACTGAATTGCAAATCCATTCAAATGTCAAAAATCTGGACTCAGTGCAATGTAGAGAGTGTTCGGGATATGGACACTATGCCAATGAATGTGCCAATCGACTTCGAAGAAACAAAGGCATGACTGTCACCTTGAGTGATGAAGAGTCTGATGATGATCAAGGATCAAATGAATCTGAAAATCAAACATCGTTGTCTGCTGTGATCAAGGAGAAGCGTTCATTGCAAATCAATCCTTTGGGTGTTGCCACCGGTGTTGCAATACCTGGCCGCAACATCTCTCCAAATTCATTGTGTCTTAATTCTACAACCCTTGATGAAACAAGTCAGTCTGAAAATCAGGAAgtagatgatgatgagatcACTCTGGAATGTGTGCAAACAATGTATGAGGAATTGTATGAAGACTGGATCAAACGAAATAAAGTGAATGCAATTCTATCCAAAGAGAACACTGAGTTGAAGTCTCAAGTATCACGACTTGAAGTAATCttgagcaagaaagatctggAGTTATGCAAAGTCAAGGAGGAGCTTGAAAAAGCAACTCAAATTCTTGCTAAGCTTAATACAAGTACATCTAAACTTGATTCACTTCTGATGAATGGAAAGAATGACAAAGCTGGACTAGGTTATTCAAATAGCCTGTTTGAAATTGGAGAATCATCCAATATTGAAAGAAAGCCAACTGTCTTTGTCAAGGAAAAGGCTGAAACTCCGAATGATCCACACACTGGTAAAGGTGCTCCTTCAAAGAGGCAATTATCTACCAAGAAGTCCAAGTCTAGGAAACGTCACTTCATCTGTCACTACTGTTTTAGACCTGGTCACATCAAACCCTACTGTTTTAAACTTAGAGATGACTACAAAAGATGGGAATCTGAACAGGTGTTGCCACAGGTGTTGTACAACACTCGGCGCAACACTGCCAACAGAAAGCCATCGGTAAAAAAGGTTTGGGTACCCAAGGCTAGTATTCAATGTTCTGTTATCTATACTTCGTTAAAGACTAACATTGCAGGAATATGGTACTTTGACAGTggctgttcacgccacatgacaggctCTAAGGACCATTTGATTGACTATGTTGAACTACGGAATGGTCATGTGACATATGGTGGAGGTGCAAAAGGAAAAATTGCTGGCAAAGGAACCTTGAATGTTGATGGACTGCCTAATCTACACAATGTGCTTTACTTCGAAG GTACAAGGTCTGCTGACAATTGTTATCAACTTGGAGAAGACCTGatgtgcaatcattcaaaggtgAGTGAACTGAACCTGTGGCATCAAAAATTGGGACATGCAAACTTCAAGACATTAAAGAATCTTGGTAAGTACGATGCTATGAGAGGTATGCCTGATTTATCCTCTGGAATTCCGTATGTTTTTGGTGCATGTCAAAAGG ATCTAACGGGAAAAACAATCgaggatgatattgatgtgttgcTGAATGTAAGTGAGACACTGCCCAACACAGATGTTGTACCCGGTGTTGCAACACCTGAGACATCACCTGCACTGGCAGAATCAAATGATGAACCAGAAGAGTATACTGAAAATGATGATGGTGTAACCGATGAAGGGATTGACATTCCCAGcaagattcagaaaaatcatccatcatctTAG